The genomic stretch AGGCCCAGCCACTCGCGGCGCACGCGCCAGTAGCGGTGCCAGACCGGCGTGTTCGCGCGGTACGTGTCGAGCAGGGTGGTCACGACGGCAGTGGGAATGTTGTCCGGGGACAGCGACGCACTGATGGTGTCGGGGTAGTTCCGGGCGCGAGCCAGGAACACGTTTTGACGGACGTTCGTGGCGTACATCGCCGCCTGCGAGTGCCGCGCGGCGAGGTGCGCGTCCGCGTAGCCTTCCCAGGCCTCGCGGCGCACCTCGCGCTCCGGGTGGGCGGTCAGGCGGTCCACGTTGCCCTGCGTGACGGTTTCGCCGCCCGCCGTGCCGAAACGCAGGTCCATGTTCGCCAGCGCGGGGTGAATGCCGCGCTCCGAGGCGAAGGGAGCCTGCACGGCACCGAGGAGTTCCTCGACCTCGGCGCTGCGGACGTGGGGTTTACCGCGCAGGATGCGCTCCAGGCGCACGCGGTGCTCGGCGAAGTCCGGCGTGTCCAGCCAGCCGCGCACCAGAGCGTCGTCCAGCGCGAGGAGTTCCGGACGGAAGAACGCCGCAGCGCTGCCGAACTGCGCGCCCAGGGTGGAGGCGCGGTCGCGGCGGGCGGCCGCCACCGCGTCTCGGCCGTCCACGCTGGCGGTCATGCTGGCGTAGGACATGAAACGGCCCAGACGCAGTTCGAGGTCGTTGGCGGCGCGCAGGTACGCCAGCAGCCCCCCGGGCGTGCCGAGCTGTCCCGCGTGAGCAGACAGTGCAGGAAGGTCGCGGGCCAGGGCGTCCCCTTCCGCCGACCAGGCGTCGGGCGTGTCGTAGAGGGCCTCGATGTCCCAGGTCTGTTCACGGGGGACGTCGCTGCGGGGCGGCAGCGCCTTGATCGTTTCAGTTGGCATGCCGGAGGCTAACACTCCGCGCACGGGCACGGGTTTAAAGTGACCCCCATGTTCGGACGGACCTCATGACCACCACCGCCCCCCCCGCGCCCGGCAGCGGCCTGGGCGCCATGCTGCGCCTGCCGCACGCCCTGCCGCTGGCGCTCAGCTGCTTTCTGCTGGGCTTCGGCCTGTCGCTGGCCATCCCGTTCACGGCGCTGTACGCCGTGAAGAAGGCCGGCCTGAGCCCGCTGCAACTGGGCATCTTCCTGACCGTGAACGCCATCAGCGCCGTCGCGGTCGCCACGCTGCTGGCCCGCTGGTCCGACCGGCTGCCCAACCGCAAACCCATCGTCCTGGCCACCATGGCCGCCGGGACCGCCGCGTACGCCCTGATCGGCGTCACCCCTCACTTCGCAGGCCTGCTGGTGATCGGCGCGGGCCTGCTGTCCCTGGGCGCGGCCGCGTTCCCGCAGGTGTTCTCCTTCGCGCGGGCCAGCCTGCAGGATGTCCCCGCCGACCTGGCCGACCGCGCCATGACGCTCCTGCGCGCCGTGTTCAGCCTGTCCTGGGTGGTCGGCCCGGGCCTGGGCGCCGTGATCCTGGGCGCCGGGAACTACACGGCGGTGTTCCTCAGCGCGGGCGCGTGCTTCGCGCTGGCGGCGCTGCCGCTGCTGCGCGTCCCGGGGCGCCGCCCGCAGCCCACGCCGGGCATCACCCCGGACCTGCCCGACACGCCCCGCCCCGCCGCGCGCCGCGCCATCGCGCTGGGCGCCCTGGCATTCGTCCTGTACGGCATGAGCATGCAGATGGGCATGGCGATGTTCCCGCTGTTCGTCACCGAGACGCTGCGCGGCACGAGCGGCGAGGTGGGTTTCCTGGTCGGCCTGTGCGCCCTGCTGGAGATCCCGGTGATGATCGCGCTGGTCACGTGGCGGCGCCTGCCGGGCGTGCCCACGCTGGTCGCGGCGGGCATGGCGCTGTTCGTGGCGCACTTCGCGCTGGTGTACGTCGCGGACAGCCTGCCGCTGCTGATCGCCGCGCAGGTCATCCGCGCGGTGGTCCTGGCGATCCTGGCGGGGCTGGGCATGACCTACTTCCAGACCCTGATGCCGGGCCGCTTCAGTGCGGCCACCACACTGTTCGCGAACACCGGCAGCATCGGCGGGATGCTCAGCGGTATCACCAGCGGCGCCGTCGCGCAGACCCTCGGGTACCGCAGCGTGTTCCTCGTGTGCGCCGCGCTGACCCTGCTGGGCTTCCTGGTGATGATCTGGACGCACCGCCGCAGACCGGAGTGACCGGACAGTCAGAGGGGGACCGGGCGCGCGGCCCGGTCCCCCTCTCCCCTGCTTCTGATCAGGCGGTCGCGGCGCCCAGGCCGAAGGCGCGGTGGACGGCCAGGGTGGCCGCGTCCACGTGCGCGGCCTCCACGGCGACGGACACGTTCAGTTCGCTGCTGCCCTGGGAGATCATCAACACGTTCACGTCCTGATCGGCCAGCGCCGTGAACATCCGCGCCGAGACGCCCTTCTGACCGCGCATGCCGCTGCCCACGATGGCCAGGACCGCCACGCCGGGCTGCTCCTCGACCTTCAGTTCCAGGCTGACCCCGGCGCGCAGCGCGGCCAGGGTGCGTTCGGCGTCCACGGTCTGCACGGCCAGCGACACGTTGCTCATGCTGGACGACTGCGAGACCATCAGCAGCGTGACGTTCTCGCGGGCGATCGCGTCGAACACGCTGGCGATCACCTCGGGAATGCCGAGCACGCCCGCGCCGCTGACGTTGATGATGCTGACGTTGCGGATTGCCGTGACGGCCTTGACGGGGTGACCGTCCTCGTCGCGGGGCTGCGCCTGCACGAGCGTGCCGGGGAAGTCCGGGTCGGCGGCGCTCTTGACGCGAAGGGGAATCCCGCTCTCCTGGAGGGGCGTGACGGCCAGCGGGTGCAGCACCTTCGCGCCGAAGTAGGCGAGTTCCATGACCTCGCCGTACGACAGGACCTCGATGTTCTGCGCGTCCTTGACCACGCGGGGGTCGGCGCTCATGACGCCGTCCACGTCTTTCCAGGCCCAGACCTCATCCGCGCCGAGCGCCTTGCCGACGATGGTGGCACTGAAATCGGTGCCGCCGCGCCCCAGGGTGGTAATCGCGCCCTTCTCGGTCTCGCCCATGAAGCCTGCCACGACCGGCGTGACCCCGGCGGACAGCAGGCCGCTGAGGCGGTCCTTGACACGTTCATAGGTGTTCGGCATGGGCTTGGCGTTCCCGAAGTGGCTGTCGGTCAGGATGCCCGCCTCGCCGCCGGAGAGGTGGTGCGCGCGCAGGCCGTCCTGTTCGAGCGCGAGGCTCATCAGGGGCGCGGAGAGACGCTCGCCGAACGCGACGATCAGGTCGCGGCTGCGGGGCGTGAGTTCGCGCAGCAGGTACACGCCGTACACGGCCTGCCGCAGGGTCTCGTGCATCTCGCGGATCTCGCGGACGGTGATGCTGTCAGGCGCCGCGCCGAGTTCCTGCGCGGCCGTGAAGTGACGGGTGCGCATCAGGGCGATCTCGTCGTTGGCGGCGGCGATGTCGCCGGACTGCGCGGCGTCCGCAAGTTTCAGTAGCTGGTTCGTGACGCCCGCCATGGCCGAGACGACCACGACGACCTTCACGCCCACGCGGACGGAGCGGGCGGCCAGGGAGGCGCTGTGGCGGATGGCGCGCGAGTCCTGCATATTGGTGCCGCCGAACTTCATGACGAGGAGGTCGTAACTCATGGCGTGCAGTATGACCTGACGGGCGGGGCGGTGGGACCGGGGCGTCTGGGCAGCGCCGGTACCCTGCGTGCGGCCCTGAATGAGAACGCCAGCCGGGCTCAGATACTACTCATGAATTCCCCATGTGACGGGGTCCACGGGGCGGGCGTTACACGCCGGAGGCCCAGGATGGCCGGTTCAGCGCACCTCGCCAGCGCAGCTGACATTCCACAACAGAGGAGCGTAACGCCCCTGCAACGAGCCAGTAACGTCACACGCGGCAACAAATTGACCGTCCCAGACATGAGAATTATAGTTTTCCTCAGTCCGGTGACCCGCGTACCACAGCGTTCAGATGACAGCTTCTGGGGAGAAGCTGGCGGCGCCCCATGCGCCGCGCGCCAGCACCCACCGGACAGGAGGAAGGCCATGAAGAGAACCGCTCTGCTGCTCGCCGCCCTGAATCTCGGTCTGGTCCACGCCCAACAGGCCGCCTCGGTCACCCTCCACCCCGCTGTGGAGGTCTCGAACGTGTGCGCCATGGGCGACGAGAACATCAACGGCATGAACATCGACGGCCCCGCAGGGTTCCCGGCGTTCGACTACAACGCCCTTGACGGGGACGGCGGCGGCGTCGAGACGCCCGTCCTGAGGATCCGCTGCACGGCCGGGACAGCCATTACGCTGGGCATCAACGCGTCTGGGGCGGGCTCCGAAAGCCTCGCCCCGCAGAGCCTGTCCAGCACCGTGAACAGCACCTTCGACGGCCTGATCTACCTGCAGGGCAGCGGCTCGGTGCCGCTGAAGGCCATGTGGAAGGTGCGGGTCAACACCAATCCCTCCAGCAGTGCCACCACGCCCGACCGGTACGCCGGGTGGCTGAAGATGACCGCGCCGGACGGTCAGTGGGGCGTGCCCGCCGGGACCTACACCGGTACGCTGGCGATCACCGTCTCGTACAACTGAGCACGGTGTCCGTAGCGCGATCTGCCGGCGCGGACCGGTCCTGAACACCAGTCCGGCCGCGCCGGCAGACGCGCTGGCAGGAGCATCAGGGGCCGGACGGTGCGGGGAGACTCCGCCGTCCGGGCCGTTTCATTCCCGGCCAGGTTCGGGATTCCCGGAGGCCATATGAGGACAGGTGCAGTCTGCTGGAGCGTCTGGCTGCTGGGCGGCGCGCACGCGGCGTGCCTGCCCGTGAGCGCCAGCCTGGACGCTGATCCATACAACGCGCTGCGCGGCGCCCGCCCGACGCTGGCGGTCACCGTGACCTGCGCGCGGCCCGGCGACCGGTTCCGGTTGGACCTGGGACTGCTGGATGGCGGCGCGGGGGCGCTGCGGCTGGTCGGGCCCGGCGGGACGCTCCTGGCGACTGTTGCGGGTGGGGACGGCACGGCGTGGCGGGGCGAGCGGCGCGGCACGCAGGTGGTGCGGGTGCCGCTGAACATCCTTTCCGGGCAGTGGGTGGCGGGCGGCACGTACCGCGCGGCGCTGGAGGTCACCGTGGTGAACACACGACAGGAGACGCCGTGAGGCGCGGGGCGCGCGCGCTGCTGGTCCTCGCGCTGGGGGCGCTGGCGGGCGCGCAGGGGTTCGGGTTCACGCCGACCGTGCTGAACCTCGACCCGACGCGGTCGCTGAACACGCAGACGACCATGCTGAACACCACGCGGGTGGCGTCGAAATTCACGGTGAGTGTGAAAGCCTGGCGGGTCGAGGGCGGACGCATGGTCCTGACCGACACCCGGGACCTGCTCGTCAACCCGGCCGAGTTCATCCTGCCGGGCGGCGCGTCGCAGGTCGTGCGGGTGGGGCTGCGCAAGAAGCCCGGCGCGGCCGAGGTCGCGTACCGGCTGCTGGTGCAGCAGGTCCCGTACGGGACGAGCGTGCCGCAGACGACCGTCGCGGCGGACGGGATCGACGTGCGGCTGGACCTGCCGACGACGTTCTCACTGCCGGTGTACGTGGCGCCACCCGGCGCGGCGGCGCGCATGAGTTTCGACGCGCAGCGGCAGGGGAACGACCTGATCCTGCGTCTCGCGAACGCCGGGACGCGGCACGAGACCTTCAATGCGTTCCAGGCAGCGCGCGGGGACACGCGGGTGGACCTGGCGTCGCTGGCGGTGCTGGGGGGCGCGTCGGTGACACTGACCCTGCCCGGGCTGGGCGCGCGGTCCGGGGACCTGACCCTGAGCTTCCTGAACGCAGACGCGAAACCGGCCCGCGTGACCGTCCGGGTGCCCTGAGATGCGTGCCGCGCACCTTCCAGGCCTGTCGGCGGCGCTGTGGGCGGCGACGCTGCTGTGGGCGGCACCCCCGGTGGGGGCGCAGTCGGGGGGCTCACCGGAACCGGCCGCGTGCGCCGCGCCGGAGATGCTGCTAGAGGTGGTGGTGGGCGGTGCGCCGCGCGGCGCCATGCCGGTCCGCCTGGGCGTGGACCTGGCGGATACGCTGGTCCCACCCGACGTCCTGCGCGCCGCGGAGGCCGGGTACGCGGCGCAGACGGTGTCGTGCGACGGCCAGCCGTTCGTGAGGCTGTCCGGGCAGGTGACCGTCACGTTCGACCAGCCCCGGCAGCGCCTGCTGATCCGCCCCCGTCTGGACCGGTTGCAGGGCGACACGCTGAACCTCGCGGGGGCCGCGGCGGGCGCGCCGACCGGCGGTCAGCCGGTGTGGGGGGTGGAGTACGGGGCGGACGTGCAGGCCACGTATGCCGTCACCCCTGCGGCGGGGGCGCCGCCCGCCGCACTGAACGCGACCGTGAACGCCGACGTGGGGGGATCGGGCGGCGCCTGGAGCGGCTCGGCCGGGGCGCTGCTGGAACGGTCGGACGGGTCGTGGCGGGCGCAGCCGCGCGCGCAGGTCAGCGTGGGCGTCACGGACAGCGTGCGGGTGGGCGCGGCGTGGAACGCGCAGCCACTGGAGGGCAGTCCGGGCCTGAGCAGCAGTGACTTCCGGGGCGTGGCGCTCGGCGCGCAGGGCGGCTTCACGCTGCTGGACCCAGAGCGGCGCGTGGACCTGCCGCTGGAGGCGGACGTGCGGGTTTTCCTGGATGGCCGTGAGGTCGCGGCGAGGCGGGCCGGGCCGGGCGTGCTTCGTCTCGTGGACATTCCGCATCCGGCGGGCGCGCCGCTGACCGTGCAGGTTGAGGTGACGGACGAGACGGGCGTGCGCGTGCAGGAGTGGGTGCTGGAGCCCGATCCGGACCCGCTGCCGCGCGGCGCGTACCTGGCGGCGGTGCGGGCAGGCTCGTCACGCGGCGCGTGGGGCGCGGACGTGCGGGGCGAGTACGGCCTGGGGCGCGGCTGGCGGGTGGGGGCGTCCGGGAGTGCGCAGCTGGGCGGGTCGCTGTCGGCCGGGGCGCGCGTGGCGTACACGGACGCGCGTGGGGGCGCGCAGGCCAGCGTGCAGGTCACTTCGGCGGTGACGGGCGGGGTGCGGTCGACTGTGACGACGCTGGGCCTGCGCGGCGAGACGCAGGTGGGCGCGGCGCGGGTGTCGGCGTTCACGGTCCTGCCGCTCGGCGCGTGGCAGGACACGCAGCTGGGCGCCGCCCTGAACGCGAACCTGGACCCGTGGACGCTGTCGGTATCGGCGCGGACGGCGCTGCGGCGCGACACCTGGAGTGTCGAGGGCAGCGTGACCCGCACCTTCGATACGGTGGGCAGCGTGACGCTCAGCGCGGCGGCGCAGCCGGGCGGCTGGCGGCTGGGCGTGGCCGGCGGGTACCGGCCTTCGCCCAGGTGGGACCTGACGGGGGGCGTGCGGGCCGTGCAGGTGCCGCCTGCGCCGGGCTCAGAGGCCCCGGCGGTGGCGTGGCAGGCCGCGGCGGGCGCAGCGTTCCAGGTGGACACGGGCAACCGCCTGACGGCCCGCGTGTCGCGGGACGATCTGGCGGTGGGGGGCAGTCACGTGGGGCGGGTGCTGGCCTCCGGCGAGGTCGGCCTGCGGGGCGCGTTGGCGCGGGTGCAGGGGGCGGTCGTGGCCCTGCCGGACGGCCTGAGTGCCCAGGCGACGCTGGGGCAGCGGGCGGTGCTGCTGCAGACCGGCGTGCCGGGCCTGAGCATCCTGCTGGGCGGGGTGTTCGTGGGGCGGACGGACGCGGCAGGCAGCATCCTCCTGAGCGGCTTCACGCCCGGCGAAACGGCCGAGGTGCGCGTGGATCTGCGGGACGCGCCGTTCGGCGTGCAGGTGGGCACGGACCGCCGGGTGATCGTGCCGCCGCAGGCAGGCCTGACGGTGCTGGACTGGCGCGCGAACTTCCGGGTGCTGCGCTGGGTGCAGGTGCGCGGCCCGGACGGCACGCCGGTCGGGAACGGCAGCGTGGTCTGGAGTGGCGGGTCAGTCCTGCTGGACGACGAGGGCTTCGGGCTGTTCCCCGCGCAGGTGGTGCGGGGCGAGGTCCGCTCGGCTGGTGACGAGGTACTGTGCGTGCTGGACGTCACGCCGGGCGCTCAGGAGGTCCGCTGCGGGACGCCGCCTGACCAGCCGGGTCAGTAGTAGACGAGTTCGGTGCCGTCGCTTTCGGTGGCGCTCACGCGGGTGTAGACGTTCAGGGTGCCGCCCATGGGATCGTCACTGGTGGCGTTCAGGCGCCACTCTCCGGCAGGCAGGCGGCCGTACAGTTCCGGCAGGGTGCGGGGGTCGGTGGGCCGGTAGTCCTGCGTGCAGCGCAGTGCGAGGGTCTGGGCGTCGCTGCGGCTGACCTCGCACACGGCGCGCACCGTGACGTGGATCGGGATGGTGATCTGCGCGGCGTGGGCAGCACTCAGGGCGGCGCCGAGCAGGGCGGTGAACAGGGTCAGGGCGGTGCGGTGGGGTCGGGGCATGTGAGGGTCCTCCTGGGCGGGCCTCACCGGGGGTGGGCCTGATGCCACGCAGCGTAGGGACGCCGCTGGCACCCGCCTCTTGCAGAAGCGGGACATGAAGAGAGGTTTCCGACACGTGGCGGCGTACCGGACGCCGTGGTCTGGGAGGGGCGACCCCACAGGGTTCTGAGGGCAGTCGTGTGGGCGGGGAGCGCGCAGCGTCAGCCGTGCGTTTGCAGCGTGATGCGCCTGAACCCAGATGCTCGTTTCACCAAGTATTCACCCGCGTGCCGCACCATCAGGGCATGAAAGGACACCTCATGCTGGGACTGACGGGCGCTGCCCTGCTCGCCTCCGGTCTGGCGTTCGCGGCCCCGTACGCCGCGACGGCCGGCACCGCGACCTTCTCGCACACGGTGCGTTTCATTCCGGTGCGCGGCAGCATCGCGGGCGTCACGGCCAGCGTGAACCTGGACCCGGCGAACCTCGCGGCCACGACCGGCAGCGTGACCGTTCCGGTGGTGAATCTGAAGACCGGCATCGGCCTGCGCGATACGCATGCCAAGGGTGCGGAGGCGCTGAATACTGCGAAATTCCCGAATGCGACGTTCAAGCTGGAGAAGCTGACGGGCGGGAAACTGGTCGAGGGCCAGACACTGTCCACCACCGCGACCGGCACGCTGACCGTGAAGGGCACGGCGAAGAACGTCAGCGTGCCCGTCAAGGCCACGTTGCAGGGCGGGAAAGTGAATGTGAGCACGCAGTTCAAGTTCAATCCCTTCGATTTCGACGTGCGTTACCCGGGGAGTAGCGACTCTGTGACGGTGGACGTGGCGTTCGTGCTGAACGCCGGGTAAAGTCCGCGGAAGGCCGTGAGGACGGGGTGGCTGTGGCCGCCCCCTTTTTTTGGACTTGGTTCACGAATGCCTTGGTGTACAGGTGACACGAACCGCCGATCCTGCGACCCGCGTTACACTGCGACATGCGAGGTCATCCGCCCCAGCACTGGGGGCGGCCCTCACGACTGGAGGCACAGCATGAAAGTAGGGATTAACGGCTTCGGCCGCATCGGCCGTCTGGTGTTCCGTGTTCTGGAAGCTCGCGGCGTTGAAGTGGTCGCCATCAACGACCTGACCGACAACAAGACACTCGCCACCCTCCTGAAGTACGACAGCACCGCCGGCAAGTTCGACGGTACCGTCGAGTACGACGACGCGTCCCTGACCGTGAACGGCAAGAAGATCCACGCGCTGGCCGAACGCGACCCCGCCAACATCAAGTGGGGCGAGATGGGCGTGGACATCGTCATCGAATCCACCGGCATCTTCACCAGCCGTGACGGCGCGGGCAAGCACATCCAGGGCGGCGCCAAGAAGGTCATCATCACCGCGCCCGCCAAGGGCGAGGATATCAGCGTCGTGCTGGGCGTCAACGAGCAGGACTACGACCCCGCGCAGCACCACATCATCAGCAACGCCAGCTGCACCACCAACAGCCTGGGCGCGCCCATGAAGCTCATCGACGAAGCCTTCGGGATCGAGAAGGCCATCATGACCACCGTCCACAGCTACACGAACGACCAGCGTGTGCTGGACCTGCCGCACAGCGACCTGCGCCGCGCCCGCGCCGCCGCCGTGAACATCATCCCCACCAGCACCGGCGCCGCCAAGGCCGTGTCGCAGGTGTACCCCGCGCTGAAGGGCAAGTTCGACGGCACCAGCCTGCGCGTGCCCACCCCCACGGGCAGCATCAGCGACGTCGTCGTGATCCTCAAGCGTGACGTGACCGTCGAGGAAGTCAACGACGTGTTCCGCAAGGCCGCCGAGGGCAGCCACAAGGGCATCATCGCCTACACCGAAGATCCCATCGTGCTCTCGGACATCGTGGGCGACCCCCACAGCGCCATCATCGACGGCGGCCTGACCATGACGATGGGCAGCCTCGTGAAGTTCTTCAGCTGGTACGACAACGAGTGGGGCTACAGCAACCGCATCGCCGACCTCGTGCAGCTGGTCCAGCAGAAAGGCTGACCGCCACACCCTGAT from Deinococcus soli (ex Cha et al. 2016) encodes the following:
- a CDS encoding sugar efflux transporter; protein product: MTTTAPPAPGSGLGAMLRLPHALPLALSCFLLGFGLSLAIPFTALYAVKKAGLSPLQLGIFLTVNAISAVAVATLLARWSDRLPNRKPIVLATMAAGTAAYALIGVTPHFAGLLVIGAGLLSLGAAAFPQVFSFARASLQDVPADLADRAMTLLRAVFSLSWVVGPGLGAVILGAGNYTAVFLSAGACFALAALPLLRVPGRRPQPTPGITPDLPDTPRPAARRAIALGALAFVLYGMSMQMGMAMFPLFVTETLRGTSGEVGFLVGLCALLEIPVMIALVTWRRLPGVPTLVAAGMALFVAHFALVYVADSLPLLIAAQVIRAVVLAILAGLGMTYFQTLMPGRFSAATTLFANTGSIGGMLSGITSGAVAQTLGYRSVFLVCAALTLLGFLVMIWTHRRRPE
- a CDS encoding aspartate kinase, which produces MSYDLLVMKFGGTNMQDSRAIRHSASLAARSVRVGVKVVVVVSAMAGVTNQLLKLADAAQSGDIAAANDEIALMRTRHFTAAQELGAAPDSITVREIREMHETLRQAVYGVYLLRELTPRSRDLIVAFGERLSAPLMSLALEQDGLRAHHLSGGEAGILTDSHFGNAKPMPNTYERVKDRLSGLLSAGVTPVVAGFMGETEKGAITTLGRGGTDFSATIVGKALGADEVWAWKDVDGVMSADPRVVKDAQNIEVLSYGEVMELAYFGAKVLHPLAVTPLQESGIPLRVKSAADPDFPGTLVQAQPRDEDGHPVKAVTAIRNVSIINVSGAGVLGIPEVIASVFDAIARENVTLLMVSQSSSMSNVSLAVQTVDAERTLAALRAGVSLELKVEEQPGVAVLAIVGSGMRGQKGVSARMFTALADQDVNVLMISQGSSELNVSVAVEAAHVDAATLAVHRAFGLGAATA
- a CDS encoding spore coat protein U domain-containing protein, which encodes MKRTALLLAALNLGLVHAQQAASVTLHPAVEVSNVCAMGDENINGMNIDGPAGFPAFDYNALDGDGGGVETPVLRIRCTAGTAITLGINASGAGSESLAPQSLSSTVNSTFDGLIYLQGSGSVPLKAMWKVRVNTNPSSSATTPDRYAGWLKMTAPDGQWGVPAGTYTGTLAITVSYN
- a CDS encoding molecular chaperone — translated: MRRGARALLVLALGALAGAQGFGFTPTVLNLDPTRSLNTQTTMLNTTRVASKFTVSVKAWRVEGGRMVLTDTRDLLVNPAEFILPGGASQVVRVGLRKKPGAAEVAYRLLVQQVPYGTSVPQTTVAADGIDVRLDLPTTFSLPVYVAPPGAAARMSFDAQRQGNDLILRLANAGTRHETFNAFQAARGDTRVDLASLAVLGGASVTLTLPGLGARSGDLTLSFLNADAKPARVTVRVP
- a CDS encoding YceI family protein, with the protein product MKGHLMLGLTGAALLASGLAFAAPYAATAGTATFSHTVRFIPVRGSIAGVTASVNLDPANLAATTGSVTVPVVNLKTGIGLRDTHAKGAEALNTAKFPNATFKLEKLTGGKLVEGQTLSTTATGTLTVKGTAKNVSVPVKATLQGGKVNVSTQFKFNPFDFDVRYPGSSDSVTVDVAFVLNAG
- the gap gene encoding type I glyceraldehyde-3-phosphate dehydrogenase; the protein is MKVGINGFGRIGRLVFRVLEARGVEVVAINDLTDNKTLATLLKYDSTAGKFDGTVEYDDASLTVNGKKIHALAERDPANIKWGEMGVDIVIESTGIFTSRDGAGKHIQGGAKKVIITAPAKGEDISVVLGVNEQDYDPAQHHIISNASCTTNSLGAPMKLIDEAFGIEKAIMTTVHSYTNDQRVLDLPHSDLRRARAAAVNIIPTSTGAAKAVSQVYPALKGKFDGTSLRVPTPTGSISDVVVILKRDVTVEEVNDVFRKAAEGSHKGIIAYTEDPIVLSDIVGDPHSAIIDGGLTMTMGSLVKFFSWYDNEWGYSNRIADLVQLVQQKG